The Eleftheria terrae genome has a window encoding:
- a CDS encoding type II secretion system F family protein has translation MNRLLHLWVAKGGSAPRLFSISAASHSEAAAAARSQGYTVLQQCAVPEKLDGSRRGLLAKRHASISGPLFAQQLSTLLQAGIGPVEAVKALVKQSRGAGTPVLQQLLSELEQGRSLAQALEATAAFDTLLIALVRASEMTSNLPDALQRYLQHAEQTQAVRQRVITASVYPVLLLAVGTLVMAFLLTYVVPRFSGIFASLHTDLPWTARLLLNWGQLVKDHGTALALSAAGAVATLAAAAASPTVRAKVFAWILTQRHVGHYVQLVYFARLYRTIGTLLDGGIPFPKALEMAAALLPVHLRTAAFKALDKVREGLPPSHALALCGLTSPVADQLLQVGERSGELGAMMNQAAIFHEGETARVIERFMRALEPVVMTVIGVGIGGIVVIMYMPIFELASAIQ, from the coding sequence GTGAACAGGCTTTTGCATCTATGGGTCGCCAAGGGCGGCAGCGCACCTCGGCTCTTTTCCATTTCGGCCGCTTCCCATTCCGAAGCGGCGGCAGCGGCGCGATCTCAGGGCTACACCGTATTGCAGCAGTGCGCGGTGCCCGAAAAGCTTGACGGTTCGCGTCGCGGCCTACTTGCAAAGCGGCATGCCTCGATCAGCGGCCCGCTGTTCGCGCAGCAACTGTCCACCCTGCTGCAAGCCGGCATCGGCCCCGTCGAGGCCGTCAAAGCGCTGGTGAAGCAGTCGCGCGGTGCCGGCACCCCGGTCCTGCAGCAGCTGCTCTCCGAACTTGAGCAGGGGCGCTCCCTCGCGCAGGCTCTCGAAGCAACGGCTGCATTCGACACCCTGCTCATCGCCCTGGTCCGCGCCTCGGAGATGACCTCCAACCTGCCCGATGCCCTGCAACGTTACCTGCAGCATGCCGAGCAGACGCAAGCGGTGCGGCAGCGTGTCATCACGGCCAGCGTCTACCCAGTGTTGCTGCTCGCGGTCGGCACCCTCGTCATGGCCTTCCTGCTGACTTACGTCGTGCCCCGCTTCAGCGGCATCTTCGCCAGCCTCCATACCGACTTGCCATGGACCGCGCGCTTGCTGCTGAACTGGGGCCAGCTCGTCAAGGACCACGGGACGGCACTGGCCCTGTCTGCCGCCGGCGCAGTGGCCACCCTCGCCGCGGCGGCCGCTTCGCCCACCGTGCGAGCGAAAGTGTTCGCCTGGATACTCACGCAACGCCACGTGGGTCACTACGTCCAACTGGTCTATTTCGCCCGGCTCTATCGCACCATCGGCACCTTGCTCGACGGCGGCATTCCCTTTCCAAAGGCACTTGAGATGGCCGCCGCCCTTTTGCCCGTGCACCTGCGTACCGCCGCCTTCAAGGCGCTGGACAAGGTTCGTGAGGGCCTGCCTCCCTCCCATGCCCTGGCGCTGTGTGGCCTGACCTCCCCGGTGGCTGACCAGTTGCTGCAGGTCGGTGAACGCAGCGGCGAGCTGGGCGCCATGATGAACCAGGCTGCCATCTTCCACGAAGGCGAGACCGCTCGCGTCATCGAACGCTTCATGCGGGCCCTCGAACCGGTGGTGATGACCGTGATCGGTGTCGGCATCGGTGGCATCGTGGTGATCATGTACATGCCGATCTTCGAACTCGCCAGCGCGATCCAGTAA
- a CDS encoding GspE/PulE family protein encodes MTTPLVAGAIAEARAAAQASGRSVLEEVRQRLPSALPTLGHALGMEEDHDPTLNRWQPDFARIPYSAALQRGIAAARNAEGACLLVSDPFELDQLNWAQARGPILPERLVPAEALRHWLARYESAAVALSVDALGAAATDDPRHLGDSIEDLSAERLEATGSPIVRLVNATLYDALRAGASDIHLETSPAGLAVKFRLDGVLRHIRDAADPQTAEQAISRIKVMAELDIAERRVPQDGRLQVQVQGRTIDVRVSIMPSIHGEDAVLRILDRQHLARSLKDLTLTGLGLMPELAAKVLRLARRPHGMVLVTGPTGSGKTTTLYAAINETCTAEEKVVTIEDPVEYQLPGVLQIPVNERKGLSFARGLRSILRHDPDKILVGEIRDAETAQIAVQAALTGHLVFTTVHANDALDVLGRFQQFGIDRYALASALNGVLAQRLMRRLCVQCSPARPAHGTAAASSTPGCPACLGTGYRGRFAIGDLLTMTPELKGLIVDGAPYQEIQRCAQSQGARSLREQAMEAVARGWTTTEEVERVTGSD; translated from the coding sequence ATGACCACGCCACTTGTTGCAGGCGCCATCGCCGAAGCACGCGCAGCAGCACAAGCATCGGGACGCTCGGTGCTCGAAGAAGTGCGGCAACGCCTGCCCTCTGCCCTGCCCACACTGGGGCACGCCTTGGGGATGGAAGAAGACCACGACCCCACGCTGAACCGCTGGCAACCGGACTTCGCCCGCATCCCCTACTCTGCGGCCCTGCAGCGAGGTATCGCTGCAGCGAGGAACGCCGAGGGCGCCTGCCTGCTGGTCAGCGACCCCTTCGAGCTGGACCAGCTGAACTGGGCCCAGGCGCGCGGCCCCATCCTGCCAGAACGGCTCGTTCCCGCGGAAGCGCTGCGTCACTGGCTCGCCCGGTACGAGTCGGCCGCCGTGGCCTTGTCCGTCGATGCGCTGGGCGCAGCCGCCACAGACGACCCCCGCCACCTCGGCGACAGCATCGAAGACCTGTCCGCCGAACGCCTTGAAGCCACCGGCAGCCCGATCGTTCGCCTGGTCAACGCCACCCTCTACGACGCCCTGCGCGCCGGTGCCAGCGACATCCACCTGGAGACCTCGCCCGCGGGCCTCGCCGTGAAGTTCCGCCTCGACGGCGTGCTGCGCCACATCCGCGACGCAGCCGACCCGCAAACCGCCGAGCAGGCCATCTCCCGCATCAAGGTGATGGCCGAACTGGACATTGCCGAACGCCGTGTGCCGCAGGACGGCCGCCTGCAGGTGCAGGTCCAGGGGCGCACCATCGACGTGCGTGTGTCCATCATGCCGAGCATCCACGGTGAAGACGCTGTGTTGCGCATCCTCGACCGGCAGCACCTGGCACGCAGCCTGAAGGACCTCACCCTCACCGGCCTGGGCCTCATGCCCGAGCTGGCCGCCAAGGTGCTGCGCCTGGCCAGGCGGCCGCACGGCATGGTGCTGGTGACCGGCCCCACCGGTTCGGGCAAGACCACCACCCTGTACGCGGCGATCAACGAAACCTGCACGGCCGAAGAAAAGGTCGTGACCATCGAGGACCCGGTGGAGTACCAGCTTCCCGGGGTGCTGCAGATCCCCGTCAATGAGCGCAAGGGCTTGAGCTTTGCGCGTGGGCTGCGCTCGATCCTGCGCCACGACCCTGACAAGATCCTGGTCGGCGAGATCCGGGATGCCGAGACCGCACAGATCGCGGTGCAGGCCGCGCTGACCGGGCACCTGGTGTTCACCACGGTGCATGCCAACGATGCGCTCGATGTGCTGGGACGCTTCCAGCAGTTCGGCATCGACCGCTATGCGCTGGCCTCGGCCTTGAACGGCGTGCTGGCGCAGCGCCTGATGCGGCGGCTGTGTGTCCAGTGCAGTCCCGCGAGGCCGGCGCACGGCACCGCCGCCGCATCCAGCACACCGGGCTGCCCCGCCTGCCTGGGCACCGGCTACCGCGGGCGCTTTGCCATCGGCGACCTGCTGACGATGACGCCCGAGCTGAAGGGGCTCATCGTGGACGGCGCGCCCTATCAGGAGATCCAGCGCTGTGCGCAATCACAAGGTGCCCGCAGCCTGCGTGAGCAGGCGATGGAAGCCGTCGCGCGCGGATGGACCACAACCGAAGAGGTGGAACGTGTCACGGGCAGTGATTGA
- a CDS encoding RHS repeat domain-containing protein, whose translation MNEANACIPYVDRYEPKPRECGVGNPIYPVSGGKSELLATGLHLGALPLQLRYDSSRRVPDVVSPAASRTGEKLDAAGFGELWFSSLHRRLTVQAGMKGATASRGDGRLISFQGDGGGNFTAQTGEPDRLMYIDGQYLLVDGSTGTLESYNAAGQLTELWTTSGEVLRFTYIGIGSALEEEVLAEVRDDGGRSIRFEHEPSAFGQRVVRVLSASTPLMTISYDAAGNVSTLTWGDSSAQTFLYERSDLPWALTGVVSENGKRRSTFGYDTYGRAISTERAGGTDRYSVSYVNPPAAYVTVTYDAVAKVLWRVHSWQAPLGTMITKPDMTTSAWGAAKIGNVPRITSRSQPAGAGCPASSSATAYDAQGNAVSRDDFNGKRVCYGYEPGRALEGVRVEGLAKTASCETLIKDSATLPATARKVSTRWHPDRRLETQVAEPRRLVTMVYNGQPDPFSNGALASCAPATAKLPDGKPIAVVCKRVEQATTDEDGSKGFAATLAPGVAARQWSYTYNEYGQVLSEDGPRTDVADVMKYEYYTDTTAEWTRGDLKQVTDAAGQVTRYTRYNPHGQVLTMVDPNNVSTEYSYDLRQRLKSVSTGGQSTKYDYEPTGLLKQVTQPDGSYVRYSYDDAHRLTGVSDGLGNSVTYTLNNAGEREKEEVKDPGGALMRNISRAYDALGRLQSVTGAVH comes from the coding sequence GTGAACGAGGCAAACGCCTGCATTCCCTACGTGGACCGCTACGAGCCCAAGCCCAGGGAATGCGGTGTGGGCAACCCGATCTACCCGGTCTCCGGCGGCAAAAGCGAGTTGCTGGCCACCGGTCTGCACCTGGGGGCGCTTCCACTGCAACTGCGCTACGACAGCAGCCGTCGGGTGCCGGACGTCGTCTCTCCGGCCGCCTCACGCACCGGGGAGAAGCTCGATGCTGCGGGCTTCGGCGAACTGTGGTTCAGCAGCTTGCACCGCCGGCTGACGGTGCAGGCCGGGATGAAGGGGGCGACGGCTTCCCGTGGTGACGGGCGCCTGATCAGCTTTCAAGGTGACGGCGGCGGCAACTTCACGGCGCAGACCGGAGAACCCGACCGACTGATGTACATCGACGGGCAGTACCTGTTGGTCGATGGAAGCACCGGTACGCTGGAGAGCTACAACGCAGCCGGGCAGTTGACGGAGCTGTGGACGACCAGCGGCGAGGTGCTGCGGTTCACCTACATCGGCATCGGTTCTGCCCTGGAAGAAGAAGTGCTGGCCGAGGTGCGCGACGATGGAGGCCGTTCAATCCGGTTCGAGCACGAGCCCAGCGCGTTCGGACAACGGGTGGTACGCGTCCTGTCGGCCAGCACGCCATTGATGACGATCAGCTACGACGCGGCAGGCAATGTCTCGACGCTGACGTGGGGTGACTCCAGCGCACAGACGTTCTTGTACGAGCGCTCCGATCTGCCGTGGGCGCTGACCGGCGTGGTGAGCGAGAACGGCAAGAGGCGCTCGACGTTTGGCTATGACACCTATGGTCGGGCGATCTCGACAGAGCGTGCCGGCGGCACCGACCGCTACAGCGTGAGCTATGTGAACCCGCCGGCGGCGTATGTCACGGTGACCTACGACGCCGTGGCCAAGGTGCTGTGGCGGGTGCACTCCTGGCAAGCGCCGCTTGGCACCATGATCACCAAGCCGGACATGACGACCAGTGCGTGGGGAGCGGCGAAGATCGGCAATGTGCCGCGTATCACGAGTCGCAGTCAGCCTGCGGGGGCAGGGTGCCCGGCCTCGTCGAGCGCGACTGCCTACGACGCGCAAGGCAATGCGGTGAGCCGTGATGACTTCAACGGCAAGCGGGTGTGCTATGGCTATGAGCCCGGGCGTGCGCTGGAGGGGGTGCGCGTCGAAGGTCTGGCGAAGACCGCGAGTTGCGAGACGTTGATCAAGGACAGCGCGACGTTGCCAGCCACGGCGCGCAAGGTGAGCACCCGGTGGCACCCGGACCGGCGACTGGAGACCCAGGTGGCCGAGCCGCGGCGCTTGGTCACGATGGTCTACAACGGTCAGCCGGATCCCTTCAGCAATGGCGCCCTCGCCAGCTGCGCGCCGGCAACGGCCAAGCTGCCGGACGGCAAGCCGATTGCGGTGGTGTGCAAGCGCGTGGAGCAGGCCACCACGGACGAGGACGGCAGCAAGGGCTTCGCAGCGACGCTGGCCCCCGGCGTGGCGGCGCGCCAGTGGAGCTACACGTACAACGAGTACGGCCAGGTGCTGAGCGAAGACGGCCCGCGCACGGACGTGGCGGACGTGATGAAGTACGAGTACTACACCGACACCACGGCCGAGTGGACGCGAGGCGACCTCAAGCAGGTGACCGATGCCGCCGGCCAGGTGACCCGCTACACCAGGTACAACCCGCACGGCCAGGTGTTGACCATGGTGGACCCGAACAACGTCAGCACCGAGTACAGCTACGACCTGCGGCAGCGGCTCAAGAGCGTGAGCACGGGCGGGCAGAGCACGAAGTACGACTACGAGCCCACGGGCCTGCTCAAGCAGGTGACGCAGCCGGACGGCAGCTACGTGCGCTACAGCTACGACGATGCGCACCGGCTGACGGGCGTCAGCGACGGGCTGGGCAACTCGGTGACGTACACGCTGAACAACGCCGGGGAGCGGGAGAAAGAAGAAGTGAAGGACCCGGGCGGAGCGCTGATGCGCAACATCAGCCGGGCCTATGACGCGCTGGGTCGGCTGCAGAGCGTAACCGGCGCCGTGCATTGA